A DNA window from Vigna angularis cultivar LongXiaoDou No.4 chromosome 1, ASM1680809v1, whole genome shotgun sequence contains the following coding sequences:
- the LOC108321865 gene encoding protein WHAT'S THIS FACTOR 9, mitochondrial, whose translation MFRGVFGIGRNSGFVHGYGYRQGYIYQQKFSLVNIKLKWVKDRTLDAVVAGQRDVKATGILVSIIHSSSQCCLPIYHLSPYRGQLGLPSDLKLSTFIRRYPNIFVESCFLDSGGSPVPWFSLSPEALELHHREVSILQQSQLELRDRLCKLLMLTAHRILPLQTIDQLKWDLGLPYDYQHSFIPNHPERFAYVRLPDDRVGLKLLFWDDKLSISELQKNSSLQQKGEDIKNGSLAFPVSFTRGFGLKRKCMEWLKEWQKLPYTSPYADASHLDPRTDVSEKRIVGVFHELLHLTLHKQTERKNVSNLRRPLSLPQKFTKAFERHPGIFYISKKSDTQTVVLREAYYGQEPVQNHPLLQIREGFASLMKKGLLDRSRGVYRRNRDTNSVDGLRNEVCISDKTNQISSKDKSDSMFYDYDSDSPLQSPCRYM comes from the coding sequence ATGTTCCGTGGGGTATTTGGTATTGGAAGAAATTCTGGTTTTGTTCACGGTTATGGTTATCGACAAGGATACATTTACCAGCAGAAGTTTAGTCTGGTGAACATAAAATTGAAATGGGTAAAAGATAGGACATTGGATGCTGTTGTTGCTGGTCAAAGGGATGTTAAGGCAACTGGGATCCTTGTCTCCATAATTCATTCTTCTTCCCAATGCTGCCTTCCAATATACCATCTTTCTCCCTACCGTGGACAACTTGGTCTTCCCAGTGACCTCAAACTCTCTACCTTTATAAGAAGATATCCGAATATATTTGTTGAGTCCTGTTTTCTTGATAGTGGAGGTTCTCCTGTCCCATGGTTCAGTCTGAGTCCTGAAGCCTTGGAGCTTCACCACCGGGAAGTCAGCATCCTTCAGCAAAGTCAATTGGAACTTAGGGATAGGCTGTGCAAATTGCTTATGCTCACGGCTCATAGGATCCTTCCACTACAAACCATTGACCAGTTAAAATGGGATTTGGGTTTACCATATGATTACCAGCATTCTTTTATTCCAAATCACCCTGAAAGATTCGCATATGTTCGCCTTCCTGATGATCGTGTTGGGTTGAAATTGTTATTTTGGGATGACAAGCTTTCCATCTCAGAGTTACAGAAGAATAGTTCTCTACAGCAAAAGGGAGAAGACATAAAAAATGGATCGTTAGCATTTCCAGTTAGTTTTACCAGGGGTTTtggtttgaaaagaaaatgcatGGAGTGGCTGAAAGAGTGGCAGAAACTCCCATATACTTCACCTTATGCCGATGCCTCTCATTTGGATCCCCGCACTGATGTTTCTGAGAAAAGAATTGTTGGAGTCTTCCATGAGCTCCTTCACCTTACACTTCATAAACAAACTGAGCGCAAGAATGTCAGCAACTTGCGTAGACCCCTGTCACTGCCGCAGAAGTTTACTAAAGCGTTTGAACGTCATCCtggtatattttatatttccaaGAAGAGTGACACCCAAACAGTTGTTCTCAGGGAGGCCTATTACGGTCAAGAACCTGTGCAGAATCATCCCCTCCTACAAATTAGAGAGGGATTCGCAAGCCTAATGAAGAAAGGACTGTTGGATAGGAGTAGGGGTGTATACAGAAGAAACAGAGATACTAATTCGGTGGATGGTTTGAGAAACGAGGTTTGCATTTCTGATAAAACTAACCAGATTAGTTCTAAGGATAAATCAGATTCCATGTTTTATGATTATGATTCAGATAGCCCTCTACAAAGCCCTTGCCGATATATGTGA